The following is a genomic window from Janibacter sp. DB-40.
TAGATGACACGGTCGCCGACGGAGATGTCCATCGGGACGCGCTCGTCACCGTCGTCGTTGAAGCGGCCCGGGCCGACGGCGACGACCTGACCCTCCTGCGGCTTCTCCTTGGCGGTGTCCGGGATGACGAGTCCGGACGCGGTGGTCTGCTCGGCCTCGACGGACTGGACGACGATGCGG
Proteins encoded in this region:
- the groES gene encoding co-chaperone GroES, producing MSVSIKPLEDRIVVQSVEAEQTTASGLVIPDTAKEKPQEGQVVAVGPGRFNDDGDERVPMDISVGDRVIYSKYGGTEVKHAGEEYLILSARDVLAIVG